From the genome of Anticarsia gemmatalis isolate Benzon Research Colony breed Stoneville strain chromosome 13, ilAntGemm2 primary, whole genome shotgun sequence, one region includes:
- the LOC142978063 gene encoding alpha-amylase 2-like isoform X1, giving the protein MMIRFILLLMAASLVVAYKNPHYADGRTTMVHLFEWKWDDIAAECERFLGPRGYAGIQISPPNENLAIWSRNRPWWERYQPISYRLVTRSGNEQQFSNMVRRCNNVGVRIYVDAIINHMTGTWNENVGTGGSTANFGEWHYPGVPYGRNDFNWPHCVISGNDYGCCPDRVRNCELSGLKDLNQGSEYVRGKIVDYMNHLINLGVAGFRIDAAKHMWPSDLRIIYDRLHNLNTAHGFPSGARPYIYQEVIDLGGEAISRDEYTPIGAVTEFKFGMELSRAFTGGNQLRWLVNWGPNWGLLASGDALTFIDNHDNQRGHGAGGNILTYKQSKRYKGAIAFMLAHPYGYPQLMSSFDFHDTEAGPPMDSSGNIISPSINSDNSCGNGWICEHRWRQIFSMVAFRNVAGNTGINDWWDNGSNQIAFCRGGQGFVAFNNDYWDLNQTLQTCLPAGTYCDVISGSKSGSSCTGKRVTVGNDGRAHISLGANEYDMVLAIHVGSESRL; this is encoded by the exons GATGATCCGTTTCATCCTCCTCCTTATGGCTGCGAGCCTGGTGGTGGCTTACAAGAATCCCCACTATGCCGATGGTCGCACTACCATGGTGCACCTCTTCGAGTGGAAGTGGGACGACATTGCAGCCGAGTGCGAGAGGTTCCTTGGACCTAGAGGATATGCTGGTATTCAG ATCTCTCCTCCCAACGAAAACTTGGCTATCTGGTCTCGTAATCGTCCATGGTGGGAGCGCTACCAGCCGATCTCTTACCGCCTAGTCACCCGCTCTGGCAATGAACAACAGTTCAGTAACATGGTGCGCAGATGTAACAACGTTGGTGTCAG GATCTACGTTGACGCCATCATCAACCACATGACAGGCACATGGAACGAGAATGTTGGTACTGGTGGCAGCACCGCCAACTTCGGAGAATGGCACTACCCTGGTGTTCCTTACGGCAGGAACGACTTCAACTGGCCTCATTGCGTCATCTCTGGCAATGACTATGGCTGCTGTCCTGATAGA gttcgTAACTGCGAACTTTCTGGCCTCAAAGATCTGAACCAAGGTTCCGAATATGTACGTGGCAAGATCGTTGACTACATGAACCACCTTATCAACTTGGGCGTTGCTGGATTCAG AATTGACGCCGCTAAACACATGTGGCCCTCTGACTTGAGAATCATCTACGACCGTCTACACAACCTGAACACCGCTCACGGTTTCCCATCTGGCGCTCGTCCTTACATCTACCAAGAAGTCATTGACCTCGGAGGCGAAGCCATCAGCCGTGATGAATACACACCAATCGGAGCAGTTACTGAGTTCAAATTCGGAATGGAACTGTCCAGAGCTTTCACTGGTGGCAACCAACTTAGATGGCTCGTCAATTGGGGACCTAACTGGGGTCTTCTCGCTTCAGGCGACGCTTTGACCTTCATCGATAACCACGATAACCAGAGAGGTCACGGTGCTGGTGGCAACATCCTTACCTATAAACAGTCCAAGAGATATAAGGGAGCTATTGCTTTTATGTTGGCGCATCCTTATGGATACCCTCAACTCATGAGCAGTTTTGACTTCCACGATACTGAAGCTGGCCCCCCAATGGACAGCAGCGGCAACATCATTTCTCCTTCTATCAACTCT GATAATTCTTGCGGTAATGGATGGATTTGTGAGCACCGCTGGCGCCAGATCTTCAGCATGGTAGCCTTCAGGAACGTAGCCGGTAACACTGGTATCAATGACTGGTGGGATAACGGCAGCAACCAGATCGCTTTCTGCAGAGGAGGACAAGGATTCGTCGCTTTTAACAATGACTACTGGGACCTCAACCAGACTCTTCAG ACTTGCCTCCCCGCTGGCACCTACTGCGACGTGATCTCCGGTTCAAAGAGCGGCAGCAGCTGCACCGGTAAGAGAGTCACCGTCGGCAATGATGGACGCGCTCACATTTCCCTAGGAGCCAACGAGTATGACATGGTGCTGGCTATCCATGTTGGAAGCGAA tCAAGACTGTAA
- the LOC142978063 gene encoding alpha-amylase 2-like isoform X2, translating into MIRFILLLMAASLVVAYKNPHYADGRTTMVHLFEWKWDDIAAECERFLGPRGYAGIQISPPNENLAIWSRNRPWWERYQPISYRLVTRSGNEQQFSNMVRRCNNVGVRIYVDAIINHMTGTWNENVGTGGSTANFGEWHYPGVPYGRNDFNWPHCVISGNDYGCCPDRVRNCELSGLKDLNQGSEYVRGKIVDYMNHLINLGVAGFRIDAAKHMWPSDLRIIYDRLHNLNTAHGFPSGARPYIYQEVIDLGGEAISRDEYTPIGAVTEFKFGMELSRAFTGGNQLRWLVNWGPNWGLLASGDALTFIDNHDNQRGHGAGGNILTYKQSKRYKGAIAFMLAHPYGYPQLMSSFDFHDTEAGPPMDSSGNIISPSINSDNSCGNGWICEHRWRQIFSMVAFRNVAGNTGINDWWDNGSNQIAFCRGGQGFVAFNNDYWDLNQTLQTCLPAGTYCDVISGSKSGSSCTGKRVTVGNDGRAHISLGANEYDMVLAIHVGSESRL; encoded by the exons ATGATCCGTTTCATCCTCCTCCTTATGGCTGCGAGCCTGGTGGTGGCTTACAAGAATCCCCACTATGCCGATGGTCGCACTACCATGGTGCACCTCTTCGAGTGGAAGTGGGACGACATTGCAGCCGAGTGCGAGAGGTTCCTTGGACCTAGAGGATATGCTGGTATTCAG ATCTCTCCTCCCAACGAAAACTTGGCTATCTGGTCTCGTAATCGTCCATGGTGGGAGCGCTACCAGCCGATCTCTTACCGCCTAGTCACCCGCTCTGGCAATGAACAACAGTTCAGTAACATGGTGCGCAGATGTAACAACGTTGGTGTCAG GATCTACGTTGACGCCATCATCAACCACATGACAGGCACATGGAACGAGAATGTTGGTACTGGTGGCAGCACCGCCAACTTCGGAGAATGGCACTACCCTGGTGTTCCTTACGGCAGGAACGACTTCAACTGGCCTCATTGCGTCATCTCTGGCAATGACTATGGCTGCTGTCCTGATAGA gttcgTAACTGCGAACTTTCTGGCCTCAAAGATCTGAACCAAGGTTCCGAATATGTACGTGGCAAGATCGTTGACTACATGAACCACCTTATCAACTTGGGCGTTGCTGGATTCAG AATTGACGCCGCTAAACACATGTGGCCCTCTGACTTGAGAATCATCTACGACCGTCTACACAACCTGAACACCGCTCACGGTTTCCCATCTGGCGCTCGTCCTTACATCTACCAAGAAGTCATTGACCTCGGAGGCGAAGCCATCAGCCGTGATGAATACACACCAATCGGAGCAGTTACTGAGTTCAAATTCGGAATGGAACTGTCCAGAGCTTTCACTGGTGGCAACCAACTTAGATGGCTCGTCAATTGGGGACCTAACTGGGGTCTTCTCGCTTCAGGCGACGCTTTGACCTTCATCGATAACCACGATAACCAGAGAGGTCACGGTGCTGGTGGCAACATCCTTACCTATAAACAGTCCAAGAGATATAAGGGAGCTATTGCTTTTATGTTGGCGCATCCTTATGGATACCCTCAACTCATGAGCAGTTTTGACTTCCACGATACTGAAGCTGGCCCCCCAATGGACAGCAGCGGCAACATCATTTCTCCTTCTATCAACTCT GATAATTCTTGCGGTAATGGATGGATTTGTGAGCACCGCTGGCGCCAGATCTTCAGCATGGTAGCCTTCAGGAACGTAGCCGGTAACACTGGTATCAATGACTGGTGGGATAACGGCAGCAACCAGATCGCTTTCTGCAGAGGAGGACAAGGATTCGTCGCTTTTAACAATGACTACTGGGACCTCAACCAGACTCTTCAG ACTTGCCTCCCCGCTGGCACCTACTGCGACGTGATCTCCGGTTCAAAGAGCGGCAGCAGCTGCACCGGTAAGAGAGTCACCGTCGGCAATGATGGACGCGCTCACATTTCCCTAGGAGCCAACGAGTATGACATGGTGCTGGCTATCCATGTTGGAAGCGAA tCAAGACTGTAA